Proteins co-encoded in one Perca flavescens isolate YP-PL-M2 chromosome 11, PFLA_1.0, whole genome shotgun sequence genomic window:
- the mettl5 gene encoding rRNA N(6)-adenosine-methyltransferase METTL5, producing MKLKELESWLQQVDAFEEPKILLEQYPTSPHIAACMLYTIQNTFNDIEGKLVADLGCGCGVLSIGAAMLAAGLCVGFDIDNDALDIFRRNAEEFEISNVDLVQCDLCSLEAEAHAKKFDTVIMNPPFGTKHNQGMDMKFLWAAITMAKTAVYSLHKTSTREHIQKKANDWGVKMEVIAELRYDLPASYKFHKKKSVDIQVDFLRFSKA from the exons ATGAAACTAAAAGAGTTAGAGAGTTGGCTACAGCAAGTGGACGCGTTTGAAGAGCCAAAAATTCTTCTTGAGCAATATCCAACCAGTCCTCATATTGCTG cATGCATGCTTTATACAATCCAAAACACGTTTAATGACATTGAGGGTAAACTAGTGGCAGATCTGGGATGTGGCTGTGGAGTCTTGAGCATCGGGGCTGCGATGCTGGCTGCAGG tttGTGTGTCGGCTTCGACATTGACAACGATGCACTGGACATATTCAGAAGAAATGCAGAGGAATTTGAAATTTCTAACGTGGATCTGGTCCAGTGTGACCTGTGTTCTCTGGAGGCAGAGGCTCATGCCAAAAAGTTTGACACCGTAATAATGAATCCACCATTTGGGACAAAACACAACCAAG gCATGGACATGAAGTTCTTGTGGGCTGCTATAACAATGGCAAAGACAGCAGTGTATTCACTCCATAAAACATCAACACGAGAG CACATACAAAAGAAGGCTAATGACTGGGGAGTGAAAATGGAAGTAATAGCAG AACTAAGATATGACTTGCCAGCATCTTACAAGTTCCACAAAAAGAAGTCG GTTGACATCCAGGTGGACTTCCTACGATTCTCCAAAGCCTGA